The genomic window GCCCCGCACCACGAGGTGCGCCACGTGCCGCGCCGCGACGGAGGCGCGCACCTGGTCGCGGAGATCCGGGCCGCGCTTCCGGGCCTGCTCGGGGGCGACCCGGCGCAGGCGTACGTCTGGATAGCCTGCGACACCGCGACCACCCGCGCCCTTGCGTCGTACGTCCGCAAGGAACTCGGTGTCCCCAAGGACCGGGTCCACTCGCTGGGTTACTGGCGGTCGTCCTAGGTGCGGTATTTGTCCCGCAATTTCGTTAACGCTCAGGCAACTTCACCGACGCGGCTCCGATATACGAACGCGTCACCCTGATCTCCGTACGGCCGTGCGGGTGCCGTTCGGACCGGCCGGGTCGCGCCATGTCGCCCCGGCCGGTCGCCTTTTCCTTCTTTCCTTCTTCCGTTCTTTCCTTCCTCGTTGCCGCCGCACGGGTGAGATCTCGCGTCCCGACAGGTGCGGCTTCTGCCCCTCAGCTGCGCGGCGCTGAAGAATATGACGGACACACATGCGATTCGGGGCGTGTCGTAAACACGCGCAACTGCAGTGTGTTCACTTCGCGTTCCGCGAGGAAGGCATCTGGTGAGCCGTAAAACCACCGTAATTCCCGCGTGAAAACAGCCACATTGGTTTCGGCGAGCACGCTCGCCCTGGCGCTCAACGTGGTCCCGAGTGCCGCGGCCTTCGCCGACGCGATCCACAGGGCTGGTGACGGGCACAGCTTGGGACTGCCCGGCCCGAACGGTGCCACTACCGCTGACCGCGACGGTGACCGCGACCGCGGGCCGAAGGGGGACCGCGGGCCGAAGGGAGACGGGGGCAGGACGGGACCGCAGGGACCGCAAGGTGTCCCGGGCGCCCAGGGTCCGCAGGGCGACATCGGTGTCGGTACGCAGGGCCCGCAGGGCGATGCCGGTGTGGCGGGGCCGCAGGGCGACGCCGGTGTGGCAGGTCCGCAAGGTGGTACCGGTGCCCAGGGTCCGCAGGGCGAGATCGGTGTGGGTATGCAGGGCCCGCAGGGCGTGCAGGGCGGCACTGGTGTGCAGGGTCCACAGGGCTTCCAGGGCGACCAGGCCGCTCTCGTCGGCTACATCCGCATCGACCAGACTCCGGCGGCCAATGAGTCGAGTGTCGAGTGCGATCCGGGCGACCTCGCCACTGGAGGCGGCGCCGACCCCGCGGTCGACACGGCCGTCGACTACAACGGGCCGATCCCCGCCGTCGACGGGGCCGAGCCCACCGGGTGGCAGGTCACGAGCGAGTCGGCGACCGTCCTTACCGCCTCCGTGGTCTGTCTCGACCGGACGCCGTAGACGAACGACACGGTCGAGCGAAGCACCGTCCGGGACCCCGGGGCCGCCGCAGGCGCCCGGGGTCTCGCACTGCCACCGCCCAGTGGGTGCGCTACGCCGTGCCCAACGCCCGCTTCAGGAAGTCCACCTGCAGAAGCAGCAGGTTCTCCGCCACCTGCTCCTGCGGAGTCATGTGCGTCACCCCACTGAGCGGCAGCAGCTCATGGGGGCGGCCCGCTGCCAGCAGAGCCGAGGACAGGCGGAGGCTGTGGGCCATCACCACATTGTCGTCCGCGAGGCCGTGGATGATCATCAGCGGCCTCGCCGGCTCCGCCGCCCCGCTCAGACCGTCGTCCGTGACGAGCGAGTTCGCCGCGTACACCTCCGGCTGCTCACCGGGCAGCCCCAGATAGCGCTCCGTGTAGTGGGTGTCGTACAGCCGCCAGTCCGTCACCGGTGCCCCCGCGACCCCCGCGTGGAAGACGTCGGGCCGCCGCAGCACCGCCAGGGCGGCCAGATAACCGCCGTACGACCAGCCCCGGATCGCCACCCGGCCGAGATCCAGCGGATACCGCCCGGCGAGGTCCCGCAGCGCCTCGATCTGGTCGTCCAGGGTCAGCGTGAAATCGTCCTTGACCGCCTTCTCCCAGGCAGGGGAGCGGCCCGGCGTGCCACGCCCGTCCGCCACGACCACCGCGAAGCCCTGGTCCGCGAACCACTGGGAGGTGAGATGCGGATTGTGTGCCGCGACCACACGCTGCCCGTGCGGACCGCCGTACGGATCCAGCAGCACGGGGAGCGCACCGTCCGACTCCGTGTACCCGGTCGGCAGCAGCACGGCGCACGGAATCCGCCGTGCGCCCCCCTCGGTGAAGGTCACCCGCGCGGACAGCACCGCCTGCTCCGCGTACGAGGCGATCACCGCGACCTGCTTCCCCTCCCGCAGCACCTGC from Streptomyces formicae includes these protein-coding regions:
- a CDS encoding collagen-like protein; this encodes MKTATLVSASTLALALNVVPSAAAFADAIHRAGDGHSLGLPGPNGATTADRDGDRDRGPKGDRGPKGDGGRTGPQGPQGVPGAQGPQGDIGVGTQGPQGDAGVAGPQGDAGVAGPQGGTGAQGPQGEIGVGMQGPQGVQGGTGVQGPQGFQGDQAALVGYIRIDQTPAANESSVECDPGDLATGGGADPAVDTAVDYNGPIPAVDGAEPTGWQVTSESATVLTASVVCLDRTP